AGGGCCGACAATTCCCCGCCCCCTCGAAGGCGTGCGCGTCGTTGAATTCAGTCAGATGGTCATGGGCCCTACCTGTGGGCTCATCCTCGCCGACCTGGGCGCCGATGTGGTCAAAGTCGAGCCGCTCAAGGGCGATCGCACTCGCTATTTCAAGGGGCCTGCCGCGGGTTTTTTTGCGACATACAGCAGGAACAAACGCAGCATCGCGCTCGACACGTCGAGCCCGGGAGGCAAACAGGTGGCGCGCCGGCTCACTGAGCGCAGCGATGTTTTGATCGAAAACTTCCGACCGGGTTTGATGAAGAGGGTCGGTCTCGACTACAATTCAGTGGCCGCATTCGCGCCGCGGCTGATTTATTGCTCACTCAAGGGATATCTCCCCGGACCCTACGAGAACCGTCTTGCGCTCGATGAAGTCGTTCAGATGATGGGCGGGCTCGCCTACATGACCGGCCTGCCGGGCCAGCCAATGCGCGCGGGCGCCTCAGTGAATGACGTCATGGGTGGCATGTTTGGGGTGATCGCGATCCAAGCCGCGCTCGCCGAACGACAGCGCACCGGCCGCGGTCGTTACATCCAAAGCGCCCTCTTCGAGAACAACGTCTTTCTAATGGCACAGGCGATGATGTGCGAGGTCGTCACCGGACGCCCTTCAATTCCGTACTCGGTGAAGGACAGTCCTTGGCCGA
This is a stretch of genomic DNA from Bradyrhizobium sp. CCBAU 53338. It encodes these proteins:
- a CDS encoding CaiB/BaiF CoA-transferase family protein, translating into MGGNPTSGPTIPRPLEGVRVVEFSQMVMGPTCGLILADLGADVVKVEPLKGDRTRYFKGPAAGFFATYSRNKRSIALDTSSPGGKQVARRLTERSDVLIENFRPGLMKRVGLDYNSVAAFAPRLIYCSLKGYLPGPYENRLALDEVVQMMGGLAYMTGLPGQPMRAGASVNDVMGGMFGVIAIQAALAERQRTGRGRYIQSALFENNVFLMAQAMMCEVVTGRPSIPYSVKDSPWPIYDLFDTKDGSKLFVTVVGEEQWQAFCLAFDRAAWLSDPRFITAQGRVDHRDWLIPEVAKIFGGWNKAELAAKLEELELPYAPVNKPGDLFSDPHLNKSGGLTEIRLPDGRNTKTPLLPISLDGRRLANGNDPPQVGEHTHDILGDIGFSTNEIAALEKAGTIASSAV